TGAACCCGACATTCTCGGTTTCACGCACGAAAGTAACAGCATCCCCTTTGGCATGGCAACCAAAGCAGTAATAATATCCCTTGCGGTCATCCACATGGAAAGACGCGGATTTTTCCTGATGGAAGGGGCAAGGGGCCCACATGTCCCCCTTGGCCTGATTGGACTTGCGATTGTCCCACATGACCTTGCGCCCGACCACCTGAGTGATCGAGATGCGCGTACGCAGTTCATCAAGGAATCCGGGTGGCAAGCTCATACAGAGTATATCGGCCCAGTTTGCGCCCCTGTCCAGAGGGGCAGCCCCCCTGTCCACGCAAAAAAATGTTTGCGACACGCAGTGGATTTTCACGGAAGGATGATTCGCCATCCGATACCGCGTTCCCCCGCAAGCGGTTACAAATTATAGAAAATCCTAAACACTATCATGGCAAAATTCGCCCAATCGCAATCATTTCAGGCCATCTTTTCCATACGCACCAATCCCGCCCGAGAATTGCCCCAATTTCGCCGCAGCTTAAAGATTAAGAACTTGTGAATGTTTGCTGCTGACCGGCAGTCCCTGTTCCAGTTTCCGGAGTTTGCTTATGGCCCATCGCCGCCCCTGTCTGACCGGTCTCGCCCGTCGGAGCCTGCGGCGGCCCCTGCGCCTGCATCACGATGAAACCGGCGCCATCCTCCCCATGACCATCGTGCTGCTGACCGTGCTGCTGGTACTGTCCGGCGTCGCACTGGATTTCATGCGGTTCGAGGCACGGCGCACGGAAATTCTGGCCGCTCTCGACCGCGCATCTCTGGCGGCGGCCTCGCTCAGCCAGGATCTGGATCCGAAACTGGTGGTCGAGGACTATCTCAAGAAGGCCGGACTTGACGGGCTGGACACCACCGTCACCGTTGAACAGGGCACATGGGGCGAATGGCGTCAGGTCCGTATCGATGCGGTCGATACGATGGATACCAGCTTCATGGGCAAGCTCAGCCAGATCGGCATCAAGACGCTATCCACCCATATTTCAAGCCAAGCCACCGAGGCGATTGGCAATGTCGAAGTCTCGATGGTGCTGGACATCTCCGGGTCTATGGGCACTTCGGTGGGCCGGAACACCACCCGTATCTCGGCCTTGCGCAGCAGCGCCTCGACCTTTGTCGACCTGATGTTCACCAAGGTTCAGCCGGCCTCCGCTCCGGCGGGCAGGCTCTCGATTTCGATCATCCCCTATAACCAGCAAGTGGTGCTGGGCAGCACGCTTGCCGACGAGTTCAACCTCTCGACCGACCAGACCCAGACCACCTGTGGCGATGTTTTCCTGCTGCCCAGCTCCAGCATCGCCATCAGCCCCACCACGCCCATCCAGCGCACGATGTATGGCGACAGTTTCGATTACACGCGCCAATATAACGACGACCGGTATATCAGCGACGAAATCAGCGTCCTGAACTGCCCGCAAAACAGCTATGCGACCGTGCTGCCATTCTCGAATTCGCAAACGGCCATCAAGAACAAGATCTCCGGCTTGCAGGCCGGCGGCGATACGGCAATCGATGTCGGGGCCCGTTGGGGGCTGGCGCTGCTGGACCCTGCCGCCAAACCCATTGTCAACAGCCTGATCAACAAGGGCGCGGTCAGCTCCGATCTGTCCGCCCGCCCCTACGCGTATGATCTGACAGGGTCGAAGGCCTCGAATGACCGCGCGATCAAGGTGATGGTGCTGATGACCGATGGCCAGAATACCGGCTCTTACAGTATCAAATCTGCCTATCGCTCCGGCGGATCTTTCTTCTATTCCACCGCGTCCTCGACCGCCTTCGGCACGGACCAGAACTCCTATAACGCGCTCTTTGCCAATATGACCGCGATCGACGCCAATCTCTATTACCGGTATTCCGACCGTTACTGGTATTACAAATACGGCTCGCAATGGTATCGCAAATCGGGCTCTCCCTATAGCGGCCAGTGGTCGGCCACCAATAGCCCCGGCACCTTGCGCCAGATTGCATGGAGCACCGTCTGGAGCCGGAACAGCGTGCCGCATGAATATGTCATCAAGACATTCATGAAACCGCTCTACGATGCGCTGGGGGCCAATAAATCGAGCAAGGAGATCTACGAACTCTTCTCGGAGCAATCTGAACGGGCCGCGACCTACAGCAATATCACCGATGACCAGCATGAAAAGGATGCCGCCCTTGATGCGGTCTGCACGGCGGCCAAGGCCAATGACATCCTGATCTATACACTCGCGGTCGATGCGCCCTCGGACGGTGCCGCAGTGCTGAAATCCTGCTCTTCGGGGGACGGGTTCTATTACGACATCACCTCGGACGAGCTGACCAATGCCTTCTCGAAGATCGCCGCCTCGATCAACTCGCTCCGGCTGACAAACTAGAAACCGCAAGGCGCGTCATGACCTCTTTCCTACGCAAATTCTTTCGTGACGATACCGGTGCCGGAACGGTGGCGGCGGTCATCATGCTGCCCTTTTTCCTGATCTTCGTGGTCGCTGCGGCCCAGATCTTCGTCTTGCAGAGCAAGCAGACCATGCTTGATCGCGGGCTGGAAATCACCGCGCGTAACCTCAGGCTGCAAACCTATGGCACCCTTTTTCCGACGCAGAACCAGATCAAAAGCAATATGTGCCGCAATATCGGCTTTATCAAAAACTGCATGAACCAGCTGACCATCGAGATGGTGGCTGTAGACCGCAGCACATGGACCGCGCCGAACTGGAACAGACAGGCCCTTTGCCACGACTATAGTGACGGCAAGGCCCTTGATGCGGAACCCGTGCTGCAGAAAGGCACGGATAACCAGATCATGCTGATGCGCGCCTGCCTGAAAGTGCCCGCCCTTGTCAGCGACACGATCATGTCCGCCTCTGCCGCAGGCCTGCTGCGATGGGCAATGCTGGCCAAGGATGATGACGGCGAACTCAATCTCATCTCGACCACCGTCTTTGCCAACGAACCGATCCAGCAATGACCCCTCTGCGCCTGTCCCTGCACAAGATGCACCGCGATGAAGACGGCTCGATCCCGATCGAAGCGATCTTCGCCTATCTGATCCTGACCGTGTGGATCTTTCTGGCCTTCCAGTTCTACGACGCCTTCCGCAAAAAAGGCGAGGTATCGCGTGCCGCCTATGCCGTGGCCGATATTCTGTCGCGCGAACGTTCGGCCATCGGCCCCAGCTATCTGGCCGGCATGAAGAAGGTCTATGATTTCGCCGCCCGCAAAAGCTTCGACGGGCAGACCATGATGCGGGTCACCCTGATCGAATGCCACACAACCGCCCAGGATACGGACAACTGCGACGGGGTCACGAAAAAAGCCACCCTGATCGGCTCGTATCCTGTGCCTGCCACGGGCGGGCTGAAAGCGCAAACACAGGCCTCACTGGATAACGAGGCCGACCGCATCCCGATCATGGGAGCGGGCGATACGGCGGTGATCGTGGAAACACTCTACCGCTACCGTCCCCCGTTCAATATCGGCAATCTCACACTGTTATTGCCGGGCGGCAATGGCAGCTCGGATGCCGTAAAGGTCGGCATGGCACAAACCAAAGACGGCATTCCAATCGGCAATTTCGTCGTGACCCGACGTCGTGGCACCCCCATCCAGTGGGACCCGTCCTCCTGACGCCTGCGCGCCCCAGCCCCTCCCCCAAGGCCACAGGCCGCGCAGATCGCCGGAGGCCATGCAAACGGGCTGGTCAAGCAATCCGCGCCTGCCTATGGTCTGCCCTGCCCCGTCGAAAGGAGAATCGATGCGACATCTGCCCTGCCTCGCTCTGGTCCCGTTGCTTTGCGCGACGCTTGCAGCTTGTGGCGGCGGCCCGATGATGGAAGGCGGATACCCCGAACTTCTGCCGCTCGATCAACTTCTTAACGACACAAGCGAACCGGATTACGCGGGCACCAGCACGCTGGAGTCCCGCGCCGCCGCCCTGCGCGCCAAGGCCGCAGCCCTGCGCGCAGAACCCACAGACGGCACGTCGCAGGGCACCAATTAAGCGCCCCCTGCGCCAAAGCCTCCCTGCCGCCTGCGCCAACCGGATGCCCCAGAACCGGATGCGCGTTGCACCAAGGGGGATTTCCGGCTAACAGACCACAACTCAGACCAATCCCGATGAGGTATCTCATGTCCGCACAACGCTCGACCGGCCCCGCTCTTCGTCTAGGCATTGCCGGCCTTGGCACAGTGGGCATCGGCGTGGTCAAAATCGTCCAGCGCCATGCAGACCTGCTGGCCGCCCGCACCGGCCACAAGGTGGAAATCACCGCCGTCTGCGCAAGAGACCGCAACAAGAACCGCGATGCGGATCTGTCCGGCTATGCATGGGAGAGCGACGCCGTCGATCTGGCCAAGCGCGAGGATATCGATGTCTTCGTCGAATTGATGGGCGGCCATGAAGGCGTGGCCAAAGATGCCACCGAGGCCGCGCTGGCCAGCGGCAAGGATGTCGTGACCGCCAACAAATCCCTGCTGGCCCATCACGGTCAGGCGCTGGCCGAGATGGCCGAAAGCCTTGGCCGCGTGATCCGTTTCGAGGCCGCGGTGGCGGGTGGCATTCCCTGTATCAAGGCCCTGACCGAAAGCATGGCAGGCAACCAGATCCGCCGTGTGATGGGCGTCATGAACGGCACCTGCAACTACATCCTGACGCGGATGGAAGATGCGGGCCTACCCTATGCGACCGTTTTCGAAGAGGCGCGCCAGCTGGGCTATCTGGAAGCCGATCCCAACCTTGATGTCGGGGGCATCGATGCGGGCCATAAACTGTCGCTGCTGGCCTCGATCGCCTTCGGCACAAAAGTCGCTTTCCATGATGTGCAACTGGAAGGCATCGGCCGCATCTCTATCGACGACATCCGTCGCGCGGGGGATATGGGCTATAAGATCAAGTTGTTGGGCGTGGCGCAAATGACCGGTCGCGGGCTGGAACAGCGGATGACCCCCTGCCTTGTGCCCGCGACCTCGCCCTTGGGGCAACTGAGCGGTGGCACCAATATGGTTGTCGTAGAAGGCGATAGCGTCGGCCAGATCGTGCTGCGCGGGGCGGGTGCGGGCGAAGGCCCAACCGCCAGCGCCGTCATGGGCGATGTCGCCGATATCGCGCGGGGCCTGCGCCTGTCCACCTTCGGCATTCCGGCCTCGCAACTGACCGAGGCCACCGCAGC
The sequence above is drawn from the Thioclava sp. GXIMD4216 genome and encodes:
- a CDS encoding pilus assembly protein TadG-related protein; this encodes MAHRRPCLTGLARRSLRRPLRLHHDETGAILPMTIVLLTVLLVLSGVALDFMRFEARRTEILAALDRASLAAASLSQDLDPKLVVEDYLKKAGLDGLDTTVTVEQGTWGEWRQVRIDAVDTMDTSFMGKLSQIGIKTLSTHISSQATEAIGNVEVSMVLDISGSMGTSVGRNTTRISALRSSASTFVDLMFTKVQPASAPAGRLSISIIPYNQQVVLGSTLADEFNLSTDQTQTTCGDVFLLPSSSIAISPTTPIQRTMYGDSFDYTRQYNDDRYISDEISVLNCPQNSYATVLPFSNSQTAIKNKISGLQAGGDTAIDVGARWGLALLDPAAKPIVNSLINKGAVSSDLSARPYAYDLTGSKASNDRAIKVMVLMTDGQNTGSYSIKSAYRSGGSFFYSTASSTAFGTDQNSYNALFANMTAIDANLYYRYSDRYWYYKYGSQWYRKSGSPYSGQWSATNSPGTLRQIAWSTVWSRNSVPHEYVIKTFMKPLYDALGANKSSKEIYELFSEQSERAATYSNITDDQHEKDAALDAVCTAAKANDILIYTLAVDAPSDGAAVLKSCSSGDGFYYDITSDELTNAFSKIAASINSLRLTN
- a CDS encoding homoserine dehydrogenase, which encodes MSAQRSTGPALRLGIAGLGTVGIGVVKIVQRHADLLAARTGHKVEITAVCARDRNKNRDADLSGYAWESDAVDLAKREDIDVFVELMGGHEGVAKDATEAALASGKDVVTANKSLLAHHGQALAEMAESLGRVIRFEAAVAGGIPCIKALTESMAGNQIRRVMGVMNGTCNYILTRMEDAGLPYATVFEEARQLGYLEADPNLDVGGIDAGHKLSLLASIAFGTKVAFHDVQLEGIGRISIDDIRRAGDMGYKIKLLGVAQMTGRGLEQRMTPCLVPATSPLGQLSGGTNMVVVEGDSVGQIVLRGAGAGEGPTASAVMGDVADIARGLRLSTFGIPASQLTEATAAVATAPASYYLRINLSDKPGALAKVAQALGNAGISISRMRQYGHADSAAPVLIVTHKTTSDAIEHAIATFPQTGVVQGDPVALRIEDL